ACCACAACGACTTCGTACCCTTTCAATTTTCATGGTCACCGTTCACACGCTCACATCTAAACCAACGAACCAACACACGGAGTGTCGCGCACAGAGACGCAGAGAAGAAGAGAGCGAGAGTGATTGGGAAAGAAGAGGAGAAGAGTCAATGAAGGGAGGGAAGAGGCCGATCCAGGCGGTGGCGACATGGGCTCGTAGACAACCGCCGAAGATCAAGGTGTTTCTGGCTGTGGCGTCTGCCATGGTCGCTCTCGTGTTCCTGCGAATGATCGTTCACGATCATGACAACCTTTTCGTTGCAGCCGAGGCCGTTCACGCCCTCGGCATCTCCGTCCTTATTTACAAGCTCACCAAGGAGAAGACCTGTGCTGGTaagaaaatccaagaaaaaaaaaaaaaacacgccCAGTCTCTTTATTTGATTTCtgtctttttttgttctttttgttgaATTGAACGGTCTGATTTGGAATTTGGTCCTCCTGTGTGATACCAAAAGTTAACACATCCCCGTTACCAATAAAGGGGGAAATAGtatatagaattaattaaaatggCTCGACAGTCAATGCTTTGAGAATCATCCTGCATGAGCTAGAAAAAAGTCTGGCTTCgatttgtattttataaaagacttgttTGACATATTAGAATCTAGTAAAGATTTCATGGCGAAAATGCGCTCCCCTGGTTCGAGGGAATAAGAAGAGAaacttgtgattttattttcctaGTGGTTTAGACATAAAATCACAGAAGACAAACTTCAGAACGCACTTTGGTTTAATTTAGTGACTAgtataaacaaaaaatgtatGTGCTTCCTGCATTACGAGCGACTTATAAAGACCATTAAGTCCAAAATTTTTCATTGGATCTTCTTTTGGAAAGTCCATGATATCGATAGCTTTCCTAATATACCCTTTTGCTTTATTTGAAATGTCTATAACCATTTGCCATTTGATTTGGATCTTTCTCGATTTTTATAATATACGATAGGCAGGATAGATAATCTTGATGGCATTTTTCTAGACAAGTTCAATTTTAGTGAAAAGTAACAGTTTGATCGTGCAACAATAAATTCTTTTaagttttccttctttcttttggcCCTTTGCTCTGACAAGAGTTTCCAGCTTGGGAAATTGTTATGGATATTGTTAAGATTATAATTACCATAATCGTAATGCCCTTTTGGCTTCGTTATTGTTAACTATTTGCAGGGCTTTCACTCAAATCACAGGAACTAACGGCCCTGTTTCTGGCGGTTAGACTCTATTGCAGTTTTGTTATGGAATTTGATATACACACATTACTTGATTCGGCAACATTGGTGACAACCCTTTGGGTGATCTATATGATTCGATTTAACTTGAAGTCTAGTTACATGGAGGATAAGGACAACTTCAAGATTTACTATGTGGTTAGCCCTCAATCATTTTGCAGAAAAAATTTAACCTTCCTTTTTCTACATTCACATCTGCTGCATCCATTtgtttacca
This genomic interval from Juglans microcarpa x Juglans regia isolate MS1-56 chromosome 4D, Jm3101_v1.0, whole genome shotgun sequence contains the following:
- the LOC121261607 gene encoding ER lumen protein-retaining receptor erd-2.2-like isoform X1: MVTVHTLTSKPTNQHTECRAQRRREEESESDWERRGEESMKGGKRPIQAVATWARRQPPKIKVFLAVASAMVALVFLRMIVHDHDNLFVAAEAVHALGISVLIYKLTKEKTCAGLSLKSQELTALFLAVRLYCSFVMEFDIHTLLDSATLVTTLWVIYMIRFNLKSSYMEDKDNFKIYYVVIPCAVLSFLIHPTTQHHILNRIFWAFCVYLEAVSVLPQLRVMQNTKIVEPFTAHYVFALGVARFLSCAHWLLQVLDTRGRLLTALGYGLWPSMVLLSEIVQTFILADFCYYYVKSIFGGQLVLRLPSGVV